A genome region from Solanum pennellii chromosome 12, SPENNV200 includes the following:
- the LOC114075289 gene encoding uncharacterized protein LOC114075289 produces MSFLGSLNYISRFIAQSTVECEPIFKLLKKDAPTKWTEECQTAFDAIKSYLSNPPVLVPPREGSPLLLYLSVSDSAFGFVLGQHDETGKKEKAIYYISKKFTPYESRYTLLERTCCALTCLAQKLRHYLSSYTTYLISRMDPLKYIFQKAMPTGNLAKWQMLLSEFDIVYVTQKAIKAQALADHLAENPMDEEYEPLKTYFHDEEVSFVGEDISEAYPGWRLFFDRAANHQGKGVGAVLVSESGQHYPMAAKLRFNCTNNMAEYEACILGFKMVVDRNVYELLVIGDSDLLIHQVQEEWAVRNPKIIPYVQCVQNLCKRFRKIEFTHTPRIQNELADALATIASMIKHPDTDYIDPLDIELKERPVHCSHVESEPDGLPWYFDKKRRTPDLGHLRCVDAAEAVRLIEQIHAGVCGTNMNELTFARKVLRAGYFWMTMENDCCKFVQKCHKCQVHGDLIRMPLHELNWVEAASYKSVTKKVVAGFVRNNLICRFGVPESIITDNGANLNSHLMKEICEQFKIIHRRSTAYRPQMNGAVEAANKNIKKILRKMIDKQRGWHEMLPYALLGYRTMVRTSTGATPYLLVYGTEAVMPVEVEIPSLRIIQEAELSNAEWVSKRIDQLALIDEKRMVAICHGQLYRQRMTRAFHKRVRARNFEVGQLVLKSIFPHQDEYKGKFAPNWQGPYMVRNVLSGGALVLSEMDGTVWPKPINSDAVKRYYA; encoded by the exons atgagtttcttgggGAGTTTAAACTATATCAGCCGGTTCATAGCACAATCAACAGTGGAATGCGAGCCCATTTTCAAGTTGCTGAAGAAAGATGCCCCGACTAAATGGACTGAGGAGTGCCAAACTGCTTTCGACGCTATCAAGAGCTATTTGTCTAACCCACCAGTATTGGTTCCGCCACGAGAAGGGAGTCCTTTGTTGCTGTATTTGTCTGTTTCGGATAGTGCCTTTGGATTTgtacttggtcaacacgacGAGACAGGGAAGAAGGAAAAGGCTATCTACTACATAAGCAAGAAATTTACTCCGTACGAGTCTCGGTACACTTTGCTTGAGAGAACATGTTGTGCTCTGACGTGTCTTGCCCAGAAATTGAGACATTACTTGTCTTCATATACCACGTATCTTATTTCCAGAATGGATCCGTTGAAGTACATTTTCCAGAAAGCGATGCCGACTGGAAATTTAGCTAAATGGCAAATGCTGTTGAGTGAGTTCGATATcgtgtatgtgactcagaaggCAATAAAGGCACAAGccttggctgatcatcttgctGAAAATCCCATGGACGAAGAATATGAACCTCTCAAGACTTACtttcacgatgaagaagtgtcatttgtgggtgaagatatCTCTGAAGCTTATCCaggttggagattattctttgacAGAGCGGCGAATCACCAAGGTAAAGGTGTTGGAGCGGTCTTAGTATCAGAATCTGGTCAGCACTATCCTATGGCAGCTAAACTGCGATTCAACTGCACAAACAACATGGCTgaatacgaagcttgtattcttggttTTAAAATGGTCGTTGACAGGAATGTTTACGAGTTAttggttattggagattcagacCTTTTGATTCATCAGGTTCAAGAGGAATGGGCTGTGAGGAACCCAAAAATTATACCTTACGTACAGTGTGTGCAAAATCTGTGCAAAAGGTTCCGCAAGATCGAGTTCACacatactcccagaatacagaatgaattggctgatgctcttgccaccatcgCTTCAATGATCAAACATCCGGATACTGATTACATTGACCCGCTGGATATAGAGTTGAAGGAGCGCCCGGTCCATTGTTCACATGTTGAATCAGAACCAGACGGTTTGCCTTGGTATTTCGACAAAAAGAG gaggactccagatttgggTCATTTAAGATGTGTAGATGCTGCTGAAGCTGTGAGgcttattgaacagatacatgctgGAGTTTGCGGTACAAACATGAATGAGCTTACTTTTGCAAGAAAGGTTCTTCGAGCTGgttatttctggatgactatggagaatgactGTTGCAAATTCGTGCAAAAATGCcacaaatgtcaagtgcacggcGATTTGATACGGATGCCACTTCACGAACTTAAT tgggtggagGCAGCCTCttacaagtcggtaaccaagaaagtggtGGCCGGTTTTGTccgcaacaatctgatatgcagaTTTGGAGTTCCAGAATCCATCATCACTGATAACggtgcaaatctcaacagtcatTTGATGAAAGAGATATGTGAACAATTTAAGATTATTCATCGAAGGTCAACTGCTTATCGCCCTCAAATGAACGGAGCTGTAGAGGCCgccaacaagaatatcaaaaagattttgaggaaaatgatcgACAAACAGCGAGGTTGGCATGAAATGTTGCCGTATGCTCTACTGGGTTATCGAACGATGGTCAGAACATCGACTGGGGCTACTCCATACTTACTAGTATATGGAACAGAGGCAGTCATGCCTGTTGAAGTCGAGATACCGTCATTAAggatcatccaagaagctgagttAAGTAACGCTGAGTGGGTTAGCAAACGGATCGATCAACTagctttgattgatgagaagagaatggtcGCCATTTGCCATGGCCAGCTGTACAGACAGAGAATGACTCGCGCTTTTCACAAAAGAGTAAGAGccagaaattttgaagttggtcaGTTGGTTCTTAAGAGTATTTTTCCTCATCAGGACGAGTACAAAGGAAAGTTCGCACCAAACTGGCAAGGTCCCTACATGGTTCGTAATGTACTATCTGGAGGCGCTTTGGTCTTGTCAGAGATGGATGGCACTGTATGGCCCAAACCTATCAACTCAGatgctgtcaagagatactatGCGTGA
- the LOC107006664 gene encoding uncharacterized protein LOC107006664: MSSSKKNSGKGKEKAQDNEESRLFKLFNFGKKNSKEKKSSKSGGTSSKSTSRVRFNINDSTYVDDTPYNIDSNVQLDHESLERRYGNINPNVDENSGEEVEADLGEEELDETPTSPVTEVPNETINLPEQNFGHPPLIPPTREKKTWKSKMAMKIY; encoded by the exons atgagttctagcaaaaaaaatagcggtaaaggaaaagagaaagcaCAAGATAACGAAGAAAgtagactttttaaattatttaattttggtaaaaaaaatagtaaagaaaaaaagagtagtaAAAGTGGTGGTACTTCATCTAAATCAACGAGTAGAGTTAGATTTAACATAAATGATTctacttatgttgatgatactccTTATAATATTGATTCAAATGTTCAACTCGATCACGAAAGTTTAGAACGACGTTATGGTAATATTAatcctaatgttgatgaaaattcaGGTGAAGAAGTAGAAGCTGATTTGGGAGAAGAGGAGTTAGATGAAACACCTACTAGTCCGGTGACAGAAGTTCCAAATGAGACTATCAATTTACCGGAGCAAAATTTTGGACATCCACCCCTTATACCTCCCACAAGGGAGAAG AAAACTTGGAAATCAAAGATGGCAATGAAGATTTATTAG